One Vicia villosa cultivar HV-30 ecotype Madison, WI linkage group LG5, Vvil1.0, whole genome shotgun sequence genomic window, AATAGAGTGCAGGGTGTCTGATCTTTGGTGGTGTTTGCAACAGTAGATATGCTTGCTCAGAATGGGATTGAGAGTTTTCAAAGACAGGAAACACGACTAAATATGGAAAGCTGACTGggagagaaaaaaaatcaattgccTGCAAAAGGAGCAAAGGTTTAAGTGGTTCCACAGCCTGGTGGCCAGTACAATTGTTTAGGATAAGCAGGGGGCTTAAAAATACAATCCAAAAAGCATCGTCAGATACAACACAATTCACAGATTTTTGCTAGGAACTCTCATGCACTTGGAAGTGAGCTGCGGCAGAAGTGGGCTATGAATAATTGGAGGTGGTAGCTGCGATGTAGAGCTAAAACTTGTCTGAAAAGAGAAGACAGTCACTTGAATTTACAACTTGGAGAAAGTAGACACCAAATTATGGTTACAACTTATATGGAATCCAGCCGCAAGACTGTGCATACTACATACTTAGATCATTGAGTCTGAGATTGAAACCATTTTGATACCATGGTGATAGAGTTTGAGAGAAGTTCTATGTATGGCTGTGTGCTTGACAGTGTTGTCGATGGCGGATGGCGATCCATGGTTGAGAGCCAAAATACCGCCATACCGTCCGCTTTGCGGTGCCGTTATAGCGGAAAAACCCACAATATCGAACGGCGTTTACCATTGCGGCGAGTCCAAAAACCGCCATGTATATCCGCCATAGCGCTGCCATGGCGGATATTTGATAACACTGGTGCCTGATCCCCTATCTATAGCTTGATTACAGTAACAACCAATCAATTGTGTCTTGTTCCGTAGACGTAGAGGATTTTGAAATTGTTAAACTAGATTACTTCATTATACCTGAACTTATAGTCACTTGTATACTATTCTATTCTATTACGTATTAATCGATCCTCTCCTTGTTTAGAGGTTCCCTTTATTTGTTAAAATATGCTTATATATTACAATTATATGTATGATTTTGCAGGTTACATGCAACTCAAGGTCCTCATTTCTTGCTGCAGCAGATGATAGTGGCGAGGTGAAGGTATGCCTCGTAATCGTATATATTCATGTTCTGCGTTCTAACTTTTCCTTGTGTAATACTAATACCACATTTATTGTCTAATATAAATATATCTTTTTCCACTTTCAATGTGTTAGAGATTTAAAAGCCATTGAGCTTGATCTAGTGCTATAGCTTAAGCTTTTGAGATGATCAATTGGTCCTTCATTTGGTACTTGAGTCTATGTGACCAATGCTTTGAGTTCAATCTAAAATGATGTAAATTGCAGCAAAAagtttatgagtttttttttttgtttgttcacATTTACTAAACTTTCTAACTATTGATCTTTCAAAGAGATTCCTAATAATGTTGGTATGTTTTCTGATAAGAAACCATAAGCTTGTATTGTATTCTAAAAGCTTCAATACTAGTCACAAAACATGGTAACATACAGTttgtttttattatgtattaTTTAGAAACTGTTTTTGTTTCTTTTCCTCTGTACTGTGATTTATTGTTTTGTATGCACTTTTAATTTACTTCTTTTAATTTCGAGTAACCTTTGTTTATGTTGCATTctacatttttattttctttattattgaCGGTAGTTTTTTTGACAGATAATTGACATAAAGCAGCATTGCCTTTACAAAACATTGAGAGCCGAAACTGGTCATACAAGTGTATCCTTATTGCTTTTTAGCTGTTCTTCATTACATGGCTTCTAATTACATAAATTtgaaatattcaaagttttcaaaccAATTAATATTTCATCGTTCTACTTTTTGTCCAATATTTTCTCCTATTTTGTTGTTCTTGTATAATCAATTAATGGGTAATTTgatatcttgatattgtctattTCACCTTGACCTTGTATTGTAGATATGTAGCACGGTGGAATTCCTTCCTTGGCGATCTTGGGAAGGTAGTTATACAAagtctttcttaattaaattttgcaatttttttttggtatttatgCTAGTCTTCTAGAAACCTGAGTTAGTTATTGATAGAAAGATAACTCCTATGTTTGTTTTCTTCCAGTAATTAGTGGTGGTCTTGATTCAACTCTTGTGCTGTGGGAATTCTCCAAAGCTCGTCCCTACAAAGTAGTCAATTTCGGTATATTTCTATAAATGTCTTTGTATTTATTAATTCAAGTTTCAAACGAGATGAATAGAATCATCTAATTcatatccttttatttttattaatgtcGTCCTTTCTTCACTGCAGGTACTGTAAGTAATAGTGGGGCTGGGCAGTGTTTCAACCCTTCCTTGATTCATGCAATAGCTGTCCCAGAAATTGACATGGTAGATAAATTAGGCAAGATATGTGCTGTTGCAGGGGGTGGAGTTATTAATGTGATTGATATTGAATCAGAAATTGCTGCTGTAAGATCAAAAAGCTCTTCAAATACACGAAAAGGATCACAATCAAGATTAAAAGACGGTAGTTCGACTAGCAATACGGACGCAGATCATAATGTAAAAAAGAGGTTGCATTTTGATTACAGTATGGGTGGCCATACTTCAGCTGTATCTAGCCTGTGAGTTCCCTTTGTTATCTCTAATTAAGAAACTGTTGGACTAATTTCACGCTTCCCCTAACTGATCTGGGTGACACAGGGCGTTTTCGTTGTTTGGGGAAAGAGGGAAATTCTTAATATCGGGGGGAAATGATAAGTTGGTGAAGGTATGGAACTGGTCTAGTTGTACTGATGCTGGGTCAAGTGACAGCAACAATGATATCCTACATTTGAACATTGGTGTACCTCAGAAGGTGAGTTTTGCAGCATATTTCATTGTAACTTTCTGTGTGCCTTGTTTCTGCCAAATTTGTCTATTATGTGATCacttttatatttaatttcaCAGGTCAATTGGCTATGTACCACTTCAGCTGATACAGACAACCTTGTTGTGTGCGACACATCTAAAACCGTAAAAGTCTATTCTATAGCATAGTTTCAAGCCGAGTTTTCCTGGAGAGCAATCAAAATAGTTATGTTGCGTATGAAAGATCATGCTCCATGACAAGAAAATAGAAGCACACAGGATTTTAGTCTAGATATACCTGTTTAAATTATGCAGTGCCACAATTATGCAGTGTCACTTTTACAATGGCAGTTctttaatgaattttgattgatgtttttaaaaataagatATTTTGGTAGATTAACTAATTGACCCGTGTTCTTTATCACATTGAGCGAAATGTCTGGTTTATCGGTGAAGCGTGTGTGCGAGTTGGGCTTGCCCCCTCGTTTGGCTTGCCTTTAGTATGAAAAGATATAGAGATGCACAACTTGTAATTTCTTATTGTAAGGTCTTATGTCATTCATCATGGATTTAGTGATTTAATGTTGTCAGTTGTCGCAACAATTTGGTACCGCTAATCGAATCAACAATTGTGTACTCATTGATTTTTGATTaccctaaaaaaacaaaattgttttgtTTGATAGATAAGCATCATTTATAGGGAGTGTTCTGTAAGCTAAGTATACATCTTTGCATAAAGGGGAATAGTTTTCCCTTTATGCATTGTTTGGAAGGTGTGTGCTATCTATCATGTTTGCATCATCTGAGAAAAAcataattttatgataatgagAGTAGAGGATCAATATTTGTGTGCATCATATAGATGCATTTAGTgatactatttaaaaaaaaaagctaatattaaattaaaaataatactagACACACCACCATTGTAAAAGTGACAAATAAAACTAGATAGAGAGAACAtacccaaaaaaaattaaaaaattgatattgagaAATAAgctaatatgattttttttttaaggtaCTAAATTGATATTATCTGTTTTGGtcttattatatttaaaaaatgtaaTAACTATTGTATGAAAAAAAGGAATTATAaaagattttataaaattatcttttgttatgagaaaaataaatttaaataattgaaaGAATAGAATACAATAAATACTAAAACATAAATAACATCAATGATTTTTTAGTATTCTAAAACTACTTATAATTTGGTACACAATTTTTTTTCCCAAGACacttattataaaaaaaagaagaggtaGTATAGTTTTGAAATCTGAAAGATGTACTCCTTGCAACTGTCCACTGTTCATAATGGAGAATTTCCCGCAATAAATTGAAACATTGTTCATTTCTTCATCCGAAAAAATTGACGTTGCTTCTCAACTCTGTCATTCTCAGCTGGTACCTTTGTGAAACCATGACACTAACAACTCAACCTCAAAAAGTAACCCCCCACCACTACCAACCTTTACACACTAGTACTAAAACTGCATTCTCAAACTACTCACTCAATAGACTCATGCTATTTCATATAAAGGCCATATGATATGAGCATAGATTGAGAACCAAATAGTCAGAGAGATATTATACTTCTGAGTGAAGAAATGATGCAATCTGGTGCTCCCCTCTGCAACATATGCGGGGAACAACTTTTGCTTAGTGAGAATGGTGAAAGGTTTGTGGCTTGTCATGACTGTAATTATCCAATTTGTAAGGCATGCTTTGAACATGAAATCAATGAGGGACGTAGTGTTTGCTTGAACTGCGGCAGTCCCTATCAAGGTAATCTTTTCATGTGCATATTATACTCGATTATTACATGTTTATTTTTGTTAAATATGCTATGCTAAAGTATGTTTCCTCCTGTATTTTTTTTCGTAGGAAGAACAAAGGATggcaatgatgatgatgatggcaaCAACGATGGTGATGTCATCGAGGTTAACGAAAATCCATCCACTGTGGCTTCCGAAATCAATAACTCCGAGGTAGTGAGTTTCTGTGAATAATTATTAGATGATATGGAACGGCCTTAGTTTTTGGCAGTGATAGGATTTTTCAGGGGAAATATGGACTTAGTATCTGATTTTTTTCAGGATATTGTGAAGTTATTGGAATCGGCAATTTACTAAATACAAACATTGCTCTGAATTTTTTGTAGGATGTTGGAGGACTTCATGCTAGACATGTCAATACAGTTTCGGCAGTTGATAATGGTAAATGAGAGACTCTATGCCACATATTTTGGTAAAATTTATTTAGATGTACTAATTGATCATAGCAATATGGTTTTTCTTGTAGAAGAAGTAACCGAAGAATCTGGGAATTCAACATGGAGAAAGAGAATGAAAAGCTGGAAAGGGAAGGGAAAAGATAAAAAGAACAAGAATAAAAAGGCTGCGCCTTCTAAGGCTGAAAATGAGGCTGCTGTTCCATCAGAGCAGCAGATGGAAGAAATTCGGTAAGTTCAACAAATTGTTGTAAGCATCTGGTTGTACCTGAAAAACTATTGATTTTGTTCTTAATATGTTTCATTCTATACTTTGCATGATCTGCTTTGCAGGTCTACAGAGGCTGCTTCCCTGCCACTTTCAGTAGTTGTGCCAATAGTAAAATCCAAACTCGCACCATACAGAACTGTGATAATTGTGCGCCTAATAATCTTGGGTCTTTTCTTCCACTATCGAGTTACAAATCCTGTTGAAAGTGCTTTTCCTCTGTGGTTGACTTCTATCATATGTGAGATTTGGTTCGCATTTTCCTGGGTGTTGGATCAGTTCCCTAAATGGTCTCCTGTTAATAGACACACTTTCATCGAAAACCTGTCTGCAAGGTAAGTACACAAATTATAGCATTAATATTATTAAACACTGATACAATCATGCGAGCATGACTAAAATGTTTAATGCTGTGACCTTACCAGGTTTGAAAGAGAGGGTGAATCTTCTGGACTTGCTTCTGTTGATTTCTTTGTCAGTACGGTCGATCCTCTGAAAGAACCACCGTTGATTACAGCTAATACAGTGCTTTCTATCCTCGCGGTGGACTATCCAGTCGATAAAGTATCTTGTTATGTATCAGATGATGGAGCAGCAATGCTCACATTTGAATCTCTTGTGGAGACAGCTGAATTTGCAAGGAAGTGGGTTCCATTTTGCAAAAAGTTTTCGATTGAACCAAGAGCACCTGAGTTTTACTTCTCACAAAAGATTGACTACCTGAAAGACAAAGTGCAACCTTCTTTTGTGAAGGAACGTAGAGCAATGAAGGTAAGCATGTGAAGCTTCCTCGACTCATTTGGAACTTCAATAATTGGTTAACCGACTTATTTGTGATTGCATTTCAATTCTATCAGAGAGAATATGAAGAGTATAAAGTACGAGTTAATGCTATGGTATCTAAGGCTCAGAAAACACCAGAAGAAGGATGGACTATGCAAGACGGAACACCTTGGCCTGGCAATAATTCGCGTGATCACCCTGGAATGATTCAGGTATAtccattatttttaatttctgtGTGTAATCAACAATTCTCAATGCTAAATTTCTTCCAGGTCTTCCTCGGACACACTGGTGCCCGTGATATCGAAGGAAATGAGCTTCCTAGGCTGGTTTATGTATCTAGAGAGAAAAGACCAGGATACCAACACCACAAAAAAGCAGGTGCCGAAAATGCGCTGGTATGTATAGataccttaataatatttaatctaaGGTCATTAAGATTTTATAATGCTTGATGTTTGTATGGATTTATGCAGGTGAGAGTGTCTGCAGTTCTCACAAATGCCCCCTTCATTCTCAATCTTGATTGTGATCATTACGTTAACAACAGTAAGGCTGTCCGAGAAGCTATGTGTTTTCTCATGGATCCAGAAGTTGGTAGAGATGTTTGTTATGTACAGTTCCCCCAAAGATTTGATGGTATTGATCGTAGTGATCGGTATGCCAACCGCAATACAGTTTTCTTTGATGTAAGTTCATGGCAAAGCATTATTTTCTGATGTGACAGAAAATTTATCTCATCAAACAAGTGTTTTGCAGAAATGTTCTTCCTAGTTTCAAGGAAAAGGAACTTTTCTTTTCTGTGCCGTGTGATCAAGAGTTCAATTCCATTGCGTTTCAGGTTAACATGAGAGGACTTGATGGCATTCAAGGACCGATGTACGTGGGGACTGGATGTGTTTTCAATCGACAAGCACTTTATGGCTATAGCCCACCTTCTCTGGCCaatttatcaatatcttcatgCTGTTGCTTCTCCTCAAAATCCACCAAAGACGTGTCGCGGGTTTCTAGAGATGCAAAGAGGGCAGATCTTGAAGCTGCCATTTATAATCTCAGAGAGATTGACAGTAAGCATAGTTACTTTAGCCTATCAGTTTTAGAGAAGCATATAGCAGGACCTTCCTAGGGGAAACCGTGTAACATTTTTCTGGTTTGTTTTCTTTCTGCAGATTATGACGAAAACGAGAGGTCAATGTTGATTTCACAAATAGGCTTTGAAAAAACTTTTGGCTTGTCTACTGTTTTCATTGAATCTGCATTAATGGATAATGGAGGAGGGGTGCCAGAAACCTTAGATCCTGCAATGCTGATCAAGGAGGCCATTCATGTGATTAGCTGTGGATACGAAGAGAAGACTGAATGGGGAAAAGAGGTTTGACTTAAATGTTAATGTTACTGTTCTGCATTAATGTTCTTGATTAATcaacatatgttttttttttttttcagattgGATGGATTTATGGTTCAGTTACCGAGGATATCTTAACAGGATTCAAGATGCAGTGCCGAGGATGGAGGTCAATCTACTGCATGCCCTTAAGGCCTGCATTCAAAGGATCAGCACCTATCAACTTGTCTGATCGGTTGCACCAAGTCCTTCGATGGGCGCTTGGATCCGttgaaattttcttaagtcgacaCTGTCCCCTTTGGTATTCAATTGGAGGAGGCCGTCTCAAATGGCTTCAGAGATTAGCTTATATAAACACCATTGTCTACCCTTTTACATCACTTCCTCTAGTTGCGTATTGTACTTTGCCAGCAATTTGCCTTCTTACAGGAAAATTCATCATCCCAACGGTATTCTCCTTCTCTTTATTTTT contains:
- the LOC131605816 gene encoding cellulose synthase A catalytic subunit 8 [UDP-forming]-like, producing MASVAQEAQRALNIQPPKTKLKARRLKGHKDSTNCCIASSQNPHLIVTSGEDGRVCWFDLRCNDEPRLIMDVSEDSILSLCFKSGNEDNIYVSSGKEINCFDVRLAAAKWEPLENYNYNKEEINKVTCNSRSSFLAAADDSGEVKIIDIKQHCLYKTLRAETGHTSICSTVEFLPWRSWEVISGGLDSTLVLWEFSKARPYKVVNFGTVSNSGAGQCFNPSLIHAIAVPEIDMVDKLGKICAVAGGGVINVIDIESEIAAVRSKSSSNTRKGSQSRLKDGSSTSNTDADHNVKKRLHFDYSMGGHTSAVSSLAFSLFGERGKFLISGGNDKLVKVWNWSSCTDAGSSDSNNDILHLNIGVPQKVNWLCTTSADTDNLVVCDTSKTVKVYSIAYATIMQCHFYNGKPNSQRDIILLSEEMMQSGAPLCNICGEQLLLSENGERFVACHDCNYPICKACFEHEINEGRSVCLNCGSPYQGRTKDGNDDDDGNNDGDVIEVNENPSTVASEINNSEDVGGLHARHVNTVSAVDNEEVTEESGNSTWRKRMKSWKGKGKDKKNKNKKAAPSKAENEAAVPSEQQMEEIRSTEAASLPLSVVVPIVKSKLAPYRTVIIVRLIILGLFFHYRVTNPVESAFPLWLTSIICEIWFAFSWVLDQFPKWSPVNRHTFIENLSARFEREGESSGLASVDFFVSTVDPLKEPPLITANTVLSILAVDYPVDKVSCYVSDDGAAMLTFESLVETAEFARKWVPFCKKFSIEPRAPEFYFSQKIDYLKDKVQPSFVKERRAMKREYEEYKVRVNAMVSKAQKTPEEGWTMQDGTPWPGNNSRDHPGMIQVFLGHTGARDIEGNELPRLVYVSREKRPGYQHHKKAGAENALVRVSAVLTNAPFILNLDCDHYVNNSKAVREAMCFLMDPEVGRDVCYVQFPQRFDGIDRSDRYANRNTVFFDVNMRGLDGIQGPMYVGTGCVFNRQALYGYSPPSLANLSISSCCCFSSKSTKDVSRVSRDAKRADLEAAIYNLREIDNYDENERSMLISQIGFEKTFGLSTVFIESALMDNGGGVPETLDPAMLIKEAIHVISCGYEEKTEWGKEIGWIYGSVTEDILTGFKMQCRGWRSIYCMPLRPAFKGSAPINLSDRLHQVLRWALGSVEIFLSRHCPLWYSIGGGRLKWLQRLAYINTIVYPFTSLPLVAYCTLPAICLLTGKFIIPTLSNVASVLFLGLFLSIIVTSVLELRWSGVCIEDLWRNEQFWVIGGSSAHLFAVFQGFLKMLAGVDTNFTVTAKAAEDTEFGELYLIKWTTLLIPPTTLIIINMVGVVAGFSDALNGGYESWGPLFGKVFFAFWVIFHLYPFLKGLMGRQNRTPTIVILWSVLLASVFSIIWVKIDPFVNKVDSETIAETCVAIDC